One region of Candidatus Omnitrophota bacterium genomic DNA includes:
- a CDS encoding ferritin family protein, which yields MPKKDLKILQAAIKMEEDGRKFYLKSSKTAKNPVAKKLLVSLADQELVHIERIKVIEQGLKGEKDWGDFEKTISRDAKKKLVLVFRPLSASEKKKLKADPSNLEAITISMEKETKSYDYYDKQSKETNIRIAKLFFDRLKKEEEHHYELLEEAYSLLSDSASWFVKQEGRVMEAG from the coding sequence ATGCCGAAGAAAGACCTGAAGATACTGCAGGCCGCGATAAAGATGGAAGAGGACGGCCGCAAATTTTACCTTAAGTCGAGCAAAACCGCGAAAAACCCCGTAGCGAAAAAACTTCTCGTCTCGCTCGCCGACCAGGAACTCGTCCATATCGAACGCATCAAGGTGATAGAGCAGGGCCTGAAAGGGGAGAAGGACTGGGGCGATTTCGAGAAGACGATATCCCGTGACGCGAAGAAAAAATTAGTTCTTGTCTTCAGGCCGCTTTCCGCGTCGGAAAAAAAGAAGTTAAAAGCGGATCCTTCGAACCTCGAGGCGATAACGATATCTATGGAGAAAGAGACGAAGAGCTATGATTATTATGACAAACAATCCAAGGAGACAAATATACGCATAGCAAAGCTTTTTTTTGACAGATTGAAAAAGGAAGAGGAGCACCACTATGAGCTGCTCGAAGAGGCGTACTCGCTTCTTTCGGATTCGGCAAGCTGGTTCGTGAAACAGGAAGGAAGGGTGATGGAGGCCGGTTGA
- a CDS encoding glucoamylase family protein, whose protein sequence is MDKIVSAVLACAVFASTAFIPASWATGEARPALSKADEEFLDKVEHDTFLYFWEKADPETGLIADNSQPGAPSSIAATGFGLAAICIGQSRGWITYDEAYKRAFRTLRTFKNTLKSERGFYYHFVDMKTGRRVWNSEVSSIDTALFLAGALLAAQYFKGTELERLATYLYYRTDWQWMMNQKQLMSMGWDPKKGFLSAYWDWYNEGLIAYILAIGSPTYPIPPETWKKWRRPRGEYGGHRIIYSYFGSLFTYQFAQAWVDFRNINEEGFSYWQNSIDAALANRKFCIDNSKKYKGYGENGWGLTAGDGPGGYKGYGALPADNITHDGTINPYGMVASIPLIPDTAIKSVRALYNKYGDKVYGRYGFKAGFNLDKNWWSGNYIGIDQGVSVLMIEDYRTGLVWDYFMRNGCIKSWMELCKLGNKNLEALPRL, encoded by the coding sequence ATGGATAAGATCGTTTCCGCGGTACTTGCGTGCGCTGTTTTTGCATCAACGGCATTTATACCCGCCTCTTGGGCAACCGGGGAGGCTCGGCCTGCGCTCTCGAAAGCCGACGAGGAATTCCTGGATAAGGTGGAACATGACACGTTCCTCTATTTCTGGGAGAAGGCCGATCCCGAGACCGGGCTCATCGCCGATAACTCCCAACCCGGCGCCCCGTCAAGCATAGCCGCTACGGGATTCGGGCTTGCCGCTATCTGCATCGGGCAGAGCAGGGGATGGATAACATACGACGAGGCCTACAAGCGCGCTTTCAGGACGCTCAGGACTTTCAAGAATACGCTGAAAAGCGAGCGCGGCTTCTATTACCATTTCGTCGACATGAAGACCGGCCGGCGGGTGTGGAATTCCGAGGTTTCGTCAATAGATACGGCGCTCTTCCTCGCCGGGGCCTTGCTCGCCGCGCAGTATTTCAAGGGGACGGAATTGGAACGGCTCGCGACTTACCTGTATTACCGCACCGACTGGCAGTGGATGATGAACCAGAAGCAGCTGATGTCTATGGGATGGGACCCGAAGAAAGGCTTCCTGAGCGCGTACTGGGACTGGTATAACGAGGGCCTTATCGCTTATATACTCGCCATAGGTTCGCCCACGTATCCTATCCCGCCTGAGACGTGGAAGAAATGGAGGCGCCCGAGGGGCGAATACGGAGGGCACAGGATCATCTATTCATATTTCGGGAGCCTTTTTACCTATCAGTTCGCGCAGGCATGGGTAGATTTCCGTAATATCAACGAGGAGGGGTTCAGTTATTGGCAGAACTCGATAGACGCGGCGCTGGCGAACAGGAAATTCTGCATAGATAATTCCAAGAAATATAAAGGATACGGGGAGAACGGCTGGGGTCTTACCGCCGGCGACGGCCCGGGAGGATATAAGGGATACGGCGCCCTGCCTGCCGATAATATCACCCACGACGGCACGATAAACCCGTACGGCATGGTCGCTTCCATACCGTTGATACCGGATACGGCGATCAAATCGGTTAGGGCATTGTATAATAAATACGGCGACAAAGTCTACGGCAGGTATGGGTTCAAGGCAGGCTTTAATCTCGACAAGAACTGGTGGAGCGGGAACTATATAGGCATAGACCAGGGCGTCTCGGTGCTTATGATCGAGGACTACAGGACAGGCCTGGTCTGGGATTATTTCATGCGCAACGGCTGCATCAAGTCCTGGATGGAACTTTGCAAACTCGGCAACAAAAACCTTGAAGCCTTACCCCGATTGTGA
- a CDS encoding phage holin family protein, which produces MKGFLLRWLINIAAMILVISIVPGIHSEGSLATVMAALVLGLINATLRPIVFALTLPLTILSLGIFTLFLNGFFFYLVSKIVEGFVIVDFWAAFWGALCFSAISFFLSLFVSPQGRFKVYRYRDGSGDPPPSHRQNHNDSDVIDVEAKVEDKDEEEEDGKK; this is translated from the coding sequence GTGAAGGGTTTTCTTTTGAGATGGCTTATAAATATAGCGGCGATGATACTGGTCATAAGTATCGTGCCCGGGATACACTCAGAGGGCAGTTTGGCCACGGTGATGGCCGCGCTCGTCCTCGGCCTCATAAACGCCACGCTGAGGCCGATAGTCTTCGCTCTCACACTGCCTTTGACCATCCTCTCGCTCGGGATATTCACGCTTTTCCTGAACGGTTTTTTCTTCTATCTCGTCTCGAAGATAGTCGAGGGTTTCGTCATCGTTGATTTCTGGGCCGCTTTCTGGGGAGCGCTGTGTTTCAGCGCGATAAGTTTTTTCCTTAGCCTCTTCGTAAGCCCGCAGGGGAGATTCAAAGTCTATCGTTACCGTGATGGTAGCGGAGACCCGCCACCATCACATCGTCAAAACCATAATGACAGCGATGTGATTGACGTCGAGGCGAAGGTCGAGGATAAAGACGAGGAGGAAGAAGATGGGAAGAAATAA
- a CDS encoding PP2C family protein-serine/threonine phosphatase, with amino-acid sequence MAGAIIPDRLREEYRGELKNIFAQRVNLFCYIALSAFTIEVVVAWFLFRRLLSTRDMPGILGGAFFSLVLLTTGKFAKRLTAQKIRGFFFSIIIISISILAAAAHPDVITNLGITLVLIAFFVSALLLPWNMIETGMLGAYTLIIFMGVYSMSNIRINYVDYVHTDIFGINVTLLIVASFVCMVVKRNEGIMRQKDFVLKKEIEEKSRIMVEELELANRIHSGLMPKSIKTSLVDVAVDYRPMLYMGGDYAKFHFLDKNRLLFMIADMTGHGVSAALLVNRIHTEIEGLVRDNLLPGEILKKLDNFIKSDFGKIGIFLSAFCGVIDFSDKKLVYSNYGHPPQILFQKADKKIVLMESQTFLMGIGMETSDVYQVKINFERGDRIFLFTDGLIEAKNKAGEEFGYARFEQFVRGKGALDVAAFNEDLLAEVGRYQEGAQADDIFLLSIQIK; translated from the coding sequence ATGGCCGGCGCGATCATACCCGATAGGCTCAGGGAAGAATACAGGGGCGAACTTAAGAATATCTTCGCCCAACGCGTGAACCTCTTTTGCTATATAGCGCTGAGCGCATTCACGATAGAGGTTGTCGTCGCGTGGTTCTTATTCAGGAGGCTCCTCAGCACCAGGGACATGCCCGGGATCCTGGGCGGCGCGTTCTTTTCCCTCGTCCTGCTCACGACCGGGAAGTTCGCGAAAAGACTCACGGCGCAAAAAATCAGGGGTTTCTTTTTCAGCATAATAATAATCTCCATCTCCATCCTGGCCGCCGCGGCGCACCCCGACGTCATCACGAACCTCGGGATAACCCTCGTCCTGATAGCGTTCTTCGTAAGCGCGCTGCTTTTGCCGTGGAACATGATCGAGACGGGCATGCTCGGCGCCTATACGCTGATAATTTTTATGGGCGTATACAGCATGAGCAATATACGCATTAATTACGTCGATTACGTGCATACGGACATCTTCGGCATAAACGTGACATTGCTTATCGTGGCGTCCTTTGTATGCATGGTCGTCAAAAGGAACGAGGGCATAATGAGGCAGAAGGATTTCGTCCTCAAGAAAGAGATCGAGGAGAAGAGCAGGATAATGGTCGAGGAACTCGAACTCGCCAACAGGATACACAGCGGCCTCATGCCCAAATCGATAAAGACCAGCCTCGTTGACGTCGCGGTGGACTACAGGCCGATGCTTTACATGGGAGGCGATTACGCCAAGTTCCATTTCCTGGACAAGAACCGCCTCCTTTTCATGATAGCGGATATGACCGGCCACGGCGTCTCGGCCGCCCTGCTCGTGAACAGGATACATACCGAGATCGAGGGGCTCGTCCGCGATAACCTGCTGCCCGGCGAGATACTGAAGAAGCTCGACAATTTCATAAAATCCGACTTCGGGAAGATAGGGATATTCCTCAGCGCGTTCTGCGGGGTGATAGATTTTTCGGACAAGAAACTGGTATATTCGAATTACGGCCATCCGCCGCAGATATTATTCCAGAAGGCCGACAAGAAGATCGTCCTCATGGAATCGCAGACGTTCCTGATGGGGATAGGAATGGAGACTAGCGACGTATACCAGGTAAAGATAAATTTTGAGAGAGGCGACAGGATATTCCTTTTCACGGACGGGTTGATCGAGGCGAAGAATAAGGCCGGCGAAGAGTTCGGCTATGCGCGCTTCGAGCAATTTGTCAGGGGTAAAGGCGCGCTCGATGTTGCCGCCTTTAACGAGGACCTGCTTGCCGAAGTCGGGAGATACCAGGAAGGGGCGCAGGCAGACGACATCTTCCTGCTCTCCATACAGATAAAATAG
- a CDS encoding ferredoxin family protein produces MTRIEDKLFVNRFKLGPEPHIKVKDKELCLKCARKQCSIGCPSDCWKINDKGIAEVNVDGCLECGTCRVICDEFMNVDWNYPQGGFGILYRLG; encoded by the coding sequence ATGACCCGCATTGAAGATAAACTGTTCGTGAACAGGTTTAAGCTCGGGCCGGAACCTCATATAAAGGTGAAGGACAAGGAGCTCTGTCTTAAATGCGCCAGGAAGCAGTGCTCGATAGGATGCCCTTCGGACTGCTGGAAGATTAACGACAAGGGCATAGCCGAAGTCAATGTCGACGGCTGCCTCGAATGCGGCACCTGCCGCGTCATCTGCGATGAGTTCATGAACGTCGATTGGAACTATCCGCAGGGCGGTTTCGGCATCCTTTACAGGCTCGGTTAA
- a CDS encoding flavodoxin domain-containing protein has protein sequence MRPVEIKKGVYWVGVVDWNIRTFHGNTYSTKRGTTYNSYLIIDEKVTLIDGVPGSFAGEQIGRIREIVPVEKIDYIVVNHIEPDHSGGLPELMKLCPKAKLFGTAKSKEGLARMYYTDWGLQAVKTGDKLNIGKRNLTFIEAPMIHWPDSMFTYCAEEELLLPNDAFGQHYATSERFDDETDQCALMDEAAKYYANILWPLGGMIARKIDEILKMGISIKMIAPSHGIIWRRDPMKIINSYVSWTKNETKPKAVVIFETMWGSTDMMARKITEGLTDGGIEVKLFDITRSDRSEVNNQMLDAKCFVFGSSTHDNGMLSTMAGFLEFLNGLKPKGRIGAAFGSYGWAGGAVPSLEQALKETGIEQALPSIAVKYVPDENELKRCYEMGVELAKKITGKA, from the coding sequence ATGAGACCCGTCGAGATAAAAAAAGGCGTATACTGGGTAGGCGTAGTCGATTGGAACATAAGGACCTTCCACGGGAATACTTATTCGACAAAAAGGGGCACGACCTACAATTCATATCTTATTATCGATGAGAAGGTGACGCTTATCGACGGCGTTCCCGGTTCTTTTGCCGGCGAGCAGATCGGGCGGATACGCGAGATCGTGCCGGTCGAAAAGATAGACTATATCGTGGTCAACCATATCGAGCCGGACCATTCCGGCGGGCTGCCGGAACTGATGAAACTTTGCCCCAAGGCCAAACTGTTCGGCACGGCGAAAAGCAAGGAAGGCCTCGCGAGGATGTATTACACGGATTGGGGCCTCCAGGCCGTCAAGACAGGGGATAAGTTAAATATCGGCAAGAGGAACCTCACTTTCATAGAGGCGCCGATGATCCACTGGCCGGACAGCATGTTCACCTACTGCGCCGAGGAGGAGCTGCTCCTGCCGAACGACGCCTTCGGCCAGCATTACGCGACCTCGGAGAGGTTTGACGACGAGACGGACCAGTGCGCGCTGATGGACGAGGCCGCGAAGTATTACGCGAATATCCTCTGGCCGCTCGGCGGCATGATCGCCAGGAAGATAGACGAGATCCTCAAGATGGGCATATCCATAAAGATGATAGCGCCGAGCCACGGGATCATATGGCGGCGTGACCCGATGAAGATAATCAATTCCTATGTTTCATGGACGAAGAACGAGACGAAACCGAAAGCGGTCGTCATCTTCGAGACGATGTGGGGCTCGACCGATATGATGGCCAGGAAGATAACCGAGGGCCTAACCGACGGCGGCATCGAGGTGAAACTCTTCGATATCACGCGCTCCGACAGGAGCGAGGTGAATAACCAGATGCTCGACGCCAAATGCTTCGTGTTCGGTTCATCCACGCACGACAACGGGATGCTCTCCACCATGGCCGGGTTCCTCGAATTCCTGAACGGCCTGAAGCCGAAGGGCAGGATAGGGGCTGCGTTCGGTTCCTACGGTTGGGCCGGAGGCGCAGTACCTTCGCTGGAGCAGGCACTTAAAGAGACGGGGATAGAGCAGGCCCTGCCGTCGATCGCGGTCAAATACGTCCCGGACGAAAATGAACTGAAGAGATGTTATGAAATGGGCGTTGAATTGGCGAAGAAGATAACCGGAAAGGCATAA
- a CDS encoding FAD-dependent oxidoreductase: MKIAIVGNGVCGITAARSISENSPGAKIIIFTDEEYNYYPRPLLDRLLAETTDLNRLFPYNDEWYKKRGIEVSLKNKVLDIGLPSKKLKTEKDGWNDYDKVLLTTGASPFVPPIEGIKSRNVFTYRNIADVLRIRSFARGKKRAAVIGGGLLGLETAKALTDRGLKVTVVEHNSRLLPRQLDDEGGGILKSRIEKSSIEVILQVTCDRIVTEGAKTCLLSKEIGKLEADLFIVSAGVRSNTELAKNCGISIEKGILVDKFMRTSCDNIYAAGDCAEFNGIVYGIIPAAIDQGLAVASNIIDKPFEYKGTTFQATLKVMGIDLTSIGTVNPEGEGYETVFRKDAGKGIYRKCVIKDGRLVGAIVLGEKDGVAGLTRIIKDGIAVSGNKDALLGGEAALTEAFQKRPA; encoded by the coding sequence ATGAAGATAGCCATCGTAGGAAACGGGGTATGCGGCATCACCGCCGCTAGATCCATCTCCGAAAATTCCCCCGGCGCAAAGATAATTATTTTCACCGACGAAGAATACAATTATTATCCCCGCCCTCTTTTGGACAGGCTCCTCGCGGAGACGACGGACCTGAACCGGCTCTTCCCGTATAACGACGAATGGTACAAGAAGCGCGGCATAGAAGTCTCCCTAAAAAATAAAGTCCTCGATATAGGGCTCCCCTCTAAGAAATTAAAGACCGAAAAGGACGGGTGGAACGATTACGACAAGGTTCTCCTTACGACCGGCGCATCGCCTTTTGTCCCTCCGATAGAAGGGATCAAGTCACGGAATGTTTTCACTTACAGGAATATCGCCGATGTCCTCAGGATACGCTCATTCGCCCGCGGGAAGAAAAGGGCAGCGGTCATTGGCGGAGGCCTGCTCGGCCTCGAGACGGCTAAGGCCCTGACCGACCGGGGGCTCAAGGTAACGGTCGTCGAACATAATTCAAGGCTCCTCCCTCGCCAGCTGGACGATGAGGGCGGCGGGATACTGAAATCCAGGATCGAAAAATCCAGCATCGAGGTCATATTGCAGGTCACGTGCGACCGCATCGTGACCGAAGGCGCGAAGACCTGCCTCCTCTCCAAGGAGATAGGAAAGCTCGAGGCGGACCTCTTCATCGTCTCGGCCGGCGTCCGCTCGAATACCGAATTGGCGAAGAACTGCGGCATCAGCATCGAAAAAGGGATACTGGTAGATAAGTTCATGAGGACAAGCTGCGATAACATATATGCGGCCGGCGACTGCGCCGAATTCAACGGGATAGTCTACGGCATAATCCCGGCGGCGATAGACCAGGGGCTCGCGGTGGCCTCGAACATCATAGACAAGCCGTTCGAATACAAGGGAACGACTTTCCAGGCGACGCTTAAGGTGATGGGCATCGACCTTACCTCGATAGGGACCGTCAACCCCGAAGGAGAGGGATATGAGACGGTCTTCAGGAAAGACGCCGGCAAAGGCATCTACAGGAAATGCGTCATCAAGGACGGGAGGCTCGTCGGCGCGATAGTATTGGGCGAGAAAGACGGCGTCGCCGGGCTCACGCGGATAATAAAGGACGGGATAGCGGTTTCGGGCAATAAGGACGCTTTATTGGGCGGAGAGGCGGCGTTAACGGAGGCGTTCCAAAAAAGGCCCGCCTAA
- a CDS encoding undecaprenyl-diphosphate phosphatase, translated as MGIVQSIVLGIVQGVGEFLPVSSSAHLIVVPWLFGWQEHSLAFDVALHAGTLVAVLAYFWRDWFGIIRGRFLWYIAVASVPGAVIGKLLEEKAETVFRSPALIACAMGIFAVIFYFIDRYSRKTRTLKSLNFLDSLLIGISQALAIVPGVSRSGVTMATGIGLKFDREAAARFSFLLSAPIILGATVLKLKDIGALASGENGLSLFAGFIVSAATGFLSIRFLLNYLKRHSFTAFVIYRLVFSLVIFLFIFARR; from the coding sequence ATGGGCATAGTCCAATCTATCGTACTTGGTATCGTCCAGGGTGTGGGAGAATTTTTGCCGGTCAGCAGTTCCGCGCACCTGATCGTCGTCCCGTGGCTGTTCGGGTGGCAGGAGCACAGCCTCGCCTTTGACGTCGCGCTGCATGCGGGAACGCTCGTTGCGGTGTTGGCGTATTTCTGGAGGGACTGGTTCGGCATAATCAGGGGACGGTTCCTCTGGTATATCGCCGTCGCCAGCGTCCCGGGAGCGGTGATAGGCAAGCTGCTCGAGGAAAAAGCCGAGACGGTCTTCAGGTCGCCTGCGCTGATAGCGTGCGCCATGGGAATCTTCGCGGTAATATTTTACTTTATCGACAGGTACAGCCGGAAGACGAGGACGCTGAAGTCGCTGAACTTTCTTGATTCGCTCTTGATCGGCATCTCGCAGGCGCTTGCCATAGTCCCCGGCGTATCGCGGTCAGGCGTGACCATGGCCACGGGCATAGGGTTAAAGTTCGACAGGGAGGCGGCGGCCAGGTTCTCATTTTTGCTTTCGGCGCCCATCATCCTCGGCGCGACCGTGTTAAAACTGAAGGATATCGGCGCCCTCGCCTCAGGCGAGAACGGCTTGTCGCTTTTCGCCGGTTTTATAGTGTCGGCGGCAACGGGATTCCTGTCGATCCGTTTTCTTTTAAATTACCTGAAGAGGCATTCTTTTACGGCATTCGTCATATACAGGTTGGTGTTCAGCCTTGTGATATTCTTGTTCATCTTTGCCAGGAGATAG
- a CDS encoding rubredoxin, translated as MDKYRCTVCGYIYDPAIGDPTASISAGTPFDKLPDNWVCPECGAPKDMFEKV; from the coding sequence ATGGACAAATATCGTTGTACGGTATGCGGGTACATATACGATCCGGCTATAGGCGATCCTACCGCAAGTATCTCCGCAGGGACGCCTTTTGATAAACTTCCCGATAATTGGGTTTGCCCCGAGTGCGGCGCACCGAAGGATATGTTCGAAAAGGTATAA
- a CDS encoding DUF4870 domain-containing protein, which produces MADVGKSSLGIDANLAAALAYVFGWISGLIIFAVEKDNKFVKFHAMQSLIFFGGLTIISILLVITVIGPLFLGILGLAVWIICIIKAYSGEMFKLPGIGNMAENIINK; this is translated from the coding sequence ATGGCAGATGTCGGCAAAAGTTCCCTGGGGATAGACGCGAACCTCGCGGCGGCACTGGCGTATGTATTTGGCTGGATATCCGGGCTGATAATCTTCGCTGTCGAGAAGGATAACAAGTTCGTGAAGTTCCATGCCATGCAGTCGCTGATCTTTTTCGGCGGTTTGACGATCATATCGATATTGCTGGTTATCACCGTCATAGGCCCGTTGTTCCTGGGAATATTAGGCTTGGCGGTCTGGATCATCTGCATCATCAAGGCCTACTCGGGCGAGATGTTCAAGCTGCCAGGGATCGGCAATATGGCGGAAAATATAATCAACAAGTGA
- a CDS encoding DUF1846 domain-containing protein, producing the protein MKKPAFDNEKYLREQTAAILERVAKFNNKLYLEFGGKLLFDYHASRVLPGFDPNVKMRLFQKLKDRADILLCIYAGDIERKKVRADFGITYDVDAMKLIDDFRDWGIEVNAVVITRFDNQPAATIFKNKLERRGIKVYTHRFTKGYPTDVDLIVSDEGYGANEFIKTKNPLVIITGPGPGSGKLATCLSQLYHEHKHGVNAGYAKFETFPIWSIPLKHPVNVAYEAATADLKDFNMIDPFHLEAHGETSINYNRDVEVFPVIKRILQKIMGEGEAYKSPTDMGVNRAGFGIVDDEAVKEAAKQEIIRRYFRYSCEYAMGFVDKDTVQRAELLMGEVGVKIEDRKVVEPARRAAEEGQKKNKGNDGIFCGAALELDDGTVITGKNSQLMHATSSLVLNAIKRLADIPDKIHLLSPSIIDSIKNLKKEILSSKTVSLDVEEALIALSISATTNPAAQEAMEKLKELKGCEVHLTHMPTSGDEAGLRKLGVNLTSEPNFATKSLFES; encoded by the coding sequence ATGAAAAAGCCGGCCTTTGACAACGAGAAGTATCTTCGTGAACAGACAGCCGCGATCCTTGAAAGGGTCGCGAAGTTCAACAACAAGCTTTATTTGGAATTCGGCGGCAAACTCCTTTTCGATTATCATGCGTCGAGGGTCCTGCCGGGATTCGACCCGAACGTAAAGATGCGCCTCTTCCAAAAACTTAAGGACAGGGCCGACATACTGCTCTGCATCTACGCGGGCGATATCGAAAGGAAGAAGGTCAGGGCCGACTTCGGCATCACCTACGATGTCGACGCGATGAAACTGATAGACGACTTCAGGGACTGGGGCATCGAGGTCAACGCGGTCGTGATAACCCGTTTCGATAACCAGCCCGCGGCGACGATATTCAAGAACAAGCTCGAACGGCGCGGCATAAAAGTATATACGCACCGCTTCACGAAGGGATATCCGACCGACGTCGACCTCATCGTCAGCGACGAAGGTTACGGCGCGAATGAATTCATAAAGACGAAGAACCCGCTCGTGATAATCACGGGCCCGGGCCCGGGCAGCGGAAAGCTCGCGACCTGCCTCTCGCAGCTCTACCACGAGCACAAGCACGGGGTCAATGCCGGCTACGCGAAATTCGAAACGTTCCCGATATGGAGTATACCTCTCAAGCATCCCGTTAATGTAGCGTATGAGGCGGCGACCGCCGACCTGAAGGATTTTAACATGATAGACCCTTTCCACCTCGAGGCCCACGGCGAGACGTCGATCAATTATAACCGCGACGTCGAGGTCTTCCCGGTGATAAAGAGGATATTGCAGAAGATAATGGGAGAGGGCGAGGCCTACAAGTCGCCGACAGACATGGGAGTCAACCGCGCCGGATTCGGCATCGTGGATGATGAAGCCGTTAAAGAGGCCGCGAAGCAGGAGATCATACGCAGGTATTTCAGGTATTCGTGCGAATACGCGATGGGATTTGTCGACAAAGATACGGTCCAGCGCGCCGAGCTGCTTATGGGCGAGGTCGGGGTGAAGATAGAGGACAGGAAAGTCGTTGAACCCGCCCGCCGGGCCGCAGAAGAAGGCCAGAAGAAGAACAAGGGCAACGACGGGATATTCTGCGGCGCAGCCCTTGAATTGGACGACGGGACGGTGATCACGGGAAAGAACTCGCAGCTGATGCACGCGACATCGAGCCTCGTCCTCAACGCCATCAAGAGGCTCGCGGACATTCCTGATAAGATACACCTGCTCTCGCCGAGCATAATCGATTCGATAAAGAACCTGAAGAAGGAGATACTCTCCTCAAAAACGGTAAGTCTCGATGTCGAGGAGGCGCTTATAGCGCTCAGCATAAGCGCGACCACCAACCCGGCCGCGCAGGAAGCGATGGAGAAACTGAAAGAGCTGAAGGGCTGCGAGGTCCATCTCACGCACATGCCGACATCCGGCGATGAGGCGGGGCTCCGCAAGCTGGGAGTGAACCTGACAAGCGAACCGAATTTCGCGACAAAGAGCCTGTTTGAGTCTTAA
- a CDS encoding amidophosphoribosyltransferase: MSGLFGVVSKGDCAEILFYGTDYHTHMGTEYGGMAVLGENFTRQIHSVSQSQFKSKFFDDCKRMKGNKGIGVISSFDEQPVYLNSKFGPLCIVTCGLIENTEELMNGLLDKGISFSEFTKGSVNTTELIAKLIVQGESIIGGIEKMSEMIEGSCSLLILNKDGIYAARDRSGYTPLAVGKRMDAWAVASETTAFPNLEFQTVKFLEPGEIVLLNDEGMVQSKPGGKANQICSFLWIYSGFPASDYEGINTEIVREKCGRHLAKRDIDIEVDVVAGVPDSGSAHALGYAMESKKPYRRPLVKYSPGYGRSYTPPSQRTRDLIARMKLIPIKEIITGNRIVLCEDSIVRGTQLKNFTVNKLWDNGAKEVHVRPACPPLMFPCKFCLSTRSIQELAARKAIKALEGHDAENVSEYVDHGSEKYRNMVEWIRKDLGVTTLRYQLLADMVKAIGLPKERLCVYCWTGECPGQKTVKKERKEDAVAVK, encoded by the coding sequence ATGAGCGGATTGTTCGGCGTAGTGTCAAAGGGGGACTGCGCGGAGATACTTTTTTACGGGACCGACTACCATACGCATATGGGCACCGAATACGGAGGGATGGCGGTCCTCGGGGAGAATTTCACGCGGCAGATACACAGCGTAAGCCAGAGCCAGTTCAAGTCGAAATTCTTCGACGACTGCAAGAGGATGAAGGGCAACAAGGGGATAGGCGTCATAAGCTCGTTCGATGAGCAGCCGGTCTACCTTAACTCGAAGTTCGGCCCGCTCTGCATAGTGACGTGCGGCCTTATAGAAAATACCGAGGAGCTCATGAACGGCCTCCTCGATAAGGGGATATCTTTCAGCGAGTTCACGAAAGGCTCGGTCAATACCACCGAACTGATCGCGAAACTCATCGTGCAGGGCGAGAGCATCATCGGCGGCATAGAGAAGATGTCTGAGATGATAGAAGGCTCGTGTTCTCTGCTGATATTGAACAAGGACGGAATATACGCGGCGAGGGACAGGTCCGGATATACGCCGCTTGCGGTAGGAAAACGGATGGACGCGTGGGCGGTGGCCTCGGAGACGACCGCTTTCCCCAACCTTGAATTCCAGACGGTAAAATTCCTCGAGCCCGGCGAGATCGTCCTGCTGAACGACGAGGGGATGGTCCAAAGTAAGCCCGGAGGGAAGGCGAACCAGATCTGTTCGTTCCTGTGGATATACTCGGGTTTTCCCGCGTCGGATTATGAAGGCATAAATACCGAGATAGTAAGGGAAAAGTGCGGCAGGCACCTGGCCAAACGCGACATAGACATAGAGGTGGATGTAGTCGCGGGAGTGCCGGATTCCGGCTCTGCCCACGCCCTCGGATACGCTATGGAATCTAAGAAGCCATACAGGCGCCCGCTTGTGAAATATTCGCCCGGATACGGCAGAAGTTATACGCCGCCGTCACAGAGGACGCGCGACCTCATAGCGAGGATGAAACTCATCCCGATAAAAGAGATCATAACCGGAAACAGGATAGTCCTGTGCGAGGATTCGATAGTCAGGGGGACACAGCTCAAGAATTTCACGGTCAACAAGCTTTGGGATAACGGCGCGAAGGAAGTGCACGTCAGGCCCGCGTGCCCGCCGCTCATGTTCCCGTGCAAGTTCTGCCTCTCGACGCGCAGCATACAGGAACTCGCCGCGCGCAAGGCGATAAAGGCGCTGGAAGGCCATGACGCCGAAAATGTATCTGAATACGTCGACCATGGTTCCGAAAAATACAGGAACATGGTCGAATGGATAAGGAAGGACCTCGGCGTGACGACGCTGCGCTACCAGCTACTCGCGGATATGGTAAAGGCGATCGGCCTGCCGAAGGAGAGGCTTTGCGTTTATTGCTGGACCGGCGAGTGCCCCGGACAAAAAACCGTAAAAAAGGAACGGAAAGAGGACGCGGTAGCCGTCAAGTGA